The Miscanthus floridulus cultivar M001 chromosome 17, ASM1932011v1, whole genome shotgun sequence genome has a window encoding:
- the LOC136515475 gene encoding autophagy-related protein 18d-like, with amino-acid sequence MGRAVAGGANAEADDGGVQLVSVSWNQDSTHFGVVTTADFRVFDCSSPFHEKLRRGLPHGAGDGYAMVGVEMLFRSEIFALVAAAGGEGGSGRSRVVVWDDRENRSISDILEFQSDVVRAVRVSKDYLVVVLDRVVRVYGLRASARPLWRIATALNPQGLCCLSCHVDVDVLACLGTARGQVRVDRLGKNPETRFIVAHSSHVACMAMTVDGAVLATASVKGTLVRVFSTMDGTCLQQVRRGLDPAEIHSIALSPNLQWLAVCSDKGTLHVFSLRVRVEAKDAAGHKQSADQAASSIVQTKTASNARSSLSFMKVILPDYFSSEWSFAQFRLPETTTYVTAFGEQQNTVMIIGMDGSFYRCSFDPVNGKEMVRKEYFRFLKDKDSPPFRARV; translated from the exons ATGGGCCGCGCCGTAGCAGGCGGCGCCAATGCCGAGGCCGACGACGGCGGCGTCCAGCTAGTATCGGTGTCCTGGAACCAGGACAGTACCCACTTCGGGGTGGTGACGACCGCCGACTTCCGCGTCTTCGACTGCAGCAGCCCGTTCCACGAGAAGCTACGCCGCGGGCTGCCGCACGGCGCCGGCGACGGGTACGCCATGGTGGGCGTGGAGATGCTGTTCCGCAGCGAGATCTTCGCGCTCGTCGCCGCCGCGGGGGGCGAAGGCGGCAGCGGAAGGAGCAGGGTCGTGGTCTGGGACGACCGGGAGAACCGGAGCATCTCCGACATCCTCGAGTTCCAGTCCGACGTCGTCCGCGCTGTCCGGGTGTCCAAGGactacctcgtcgtcgtcctcgaccGCGTGGTCAGGGTCTACGGCCTGCGCGCCTCGGCGCGGCCGCTCTGGAGGATCGCCACGGCGCTCAACCCCCAGGGGCTCTGCTGCCTCTCCTGCCACGTGGACGTGGACGTGCTGGCCTGCCTCGGCACGGCGCGAGGGCAGGTCCGCGTCGACCGGCTCGGGAAGAATCCCGAGACGAGGTTCATCGTGGCGCATAGCTCGCACGTCGCGTGCATGGCCATGACCGTCGACGGCGCCGTGCTCGCCACCGCCAGCGTCAAGGGCACCCTCGTCAGGGTGTTCAGCACCATGGATGGGACTTGTTTGCAGCAG GTGCGTAGAGGGCTTGACCCAGCTGAGATACATAGCATTGCGCTGTCACCAAACCTGCAGTGGCTGGCGGTGTGCAGCGACAAAGGAACCCTGCATGTTTTCAGCTTGAGAGTTAGAGTTGAGGCGAAAGATGCAGCTGGTCACAAGCAATCTGCTGATCAAGCAGCAAGTTCTATCGTGCAAACAAAAACTGCATCCAATGCAAGATCATCCTTGTCTTTCATGAAAG TGATTCTGCCGGATTACTTCAGTTCAGAATGGTCATTCGCTCAGTTCCGTTTACCAGAAACAACAACCTACGTTACAGCATTTGGAGAACAACAAAACACTGTGATGATTATCGGGATGGATGGCAG TTTCTATAGATGCAGCTTTGACCCTGTAAATGGCAAGGAGATGGTGCGAAAGGAATATTTTCGGTTTCTCAAGGATAAGGACTCCCCTCCATTTAGGGCCAGAGTTTAA